GCAGCGAGACCAATGGTGGGAGATGATGAAAAAGAGGAACGGAGATTTGCCTCCGCCGATTCCGTCTTTGGCGAGGACGGAGAACCTGCCGTCGCACATGCCGTGGGTGATGAAGCGTTACTACACCCCCGATGGTCGACTCATCATTAGGGAGGAGAAGGTGAGGCATCACGAGTACTTCCGGGCCCACCGGGCCAACGGCCGCCTCATCCTCCACCTTGTGCCCCTCGACCACCACTGCGTCCCGCTTCCGCCCTCCCACTCGGAGTCTGTTACGGAGGAGGGCGAGGAGGAGGAACCCAAGGAATATCCTGGCGAAGATGCCGGCTGCTCGGATCCCAACGGCGATGACGCCGGCGAGGGTAGGGAGTATAGTAGATTGGACTACAAGATTTCGGACGGCGAATACGAAGATGAAAACAAAGACAGAGTCGATGTCGGTTGCGGCGGTGGTGACGACGACGACGTTATCGAGGAGGAACAAATAAATAGGGAGGAGGGATTGGCGGTGGATATAGGGAGTAGTAGTTGTGGAGGAATGGGAAAAGGGGGGAAGTGCTATCAGTTCAACAGCGGCATAGGATCACCATCATCTTGTATGTTTCAGGTTCCAGTCTGTGCGCTCAGACCGGTTCgcagctaaaaaaaaaaaaaaagaattagaaGAAGACGTATGGACATTCTTAATTTCTTTCTATCGATCTCTGTGTGTGTGTTGTTAGGGTAGGCCGATTAGGCGAGGTGGGGAAGAGGGAGAGATTCAATTAAGTAGGAAGGGAGGGGGGTAGTAGGTAGGTCGAGCTTTGAGGCTAGGCGCGGGGGCTGACGAGCTCTCTTTCCATTCATTGTTTTAATTTTGGCCTGCACAAGCACAAGCGAGCGAGCGATTCAACTTGATtttgtttggaaacaaagaaGAGGATTTTGTTAAATAATTTTATTGCTGGAAATTGAGTTGGGATGTGGCATGAGATGATGAGAGGTGGGGTGGCCGACCATTTCACTGTCTAcactatttatattattatgaacAACATATATAGAGAATTAGAGACGGGGATAGACGAGCAAGACCACTGCATGCCTACTGTCTCTGCCTTTGCCAAAGAAAGGGTTTTGGGTGGTGACCTGTGTGGGGAGCCCCATATTGCCGCCATATGCATATAGGATAGATTATCATTGTTCGAGTGAATTACACTTAACACGAAACTTTCAAGCTAATATGAGTGTATCAGTTGATTATTCGTCAAggtttttttaatattataaaatgGTATTAGCGCTCCAAAAAATCAGAAGAGATTACAACTTGTTTTAGTCTTAAATATACTGAGTGATTTTGTGCTTTAATTATAATGACTGGTGGTTTTTCTAAGTGATGCAGAGGCGCGTTGAAAGGCAAAATACATTGAACATGATTAATGAAAATAGATCAATGTGGTATGGTATCTATCTGTCATATTAATTTACGTAAAGATATTTAAGCAGTTTACAATAGTATTTGGGGTAGGGGGGTTGGTTTATATTACGAGGGGCTTCTTGTAATCTTCTTAATAGAATGATCAAGTGGCCTTTCTGGTTTCACGttgaaattaaagagagagagagagagagagagagagagagagagagagggagaaaccAAATTAGTCATTTTATTTTTTGACAGTGACACTACCATGGGGACTATActtaattgtatttttttatgTAATAAATAGTCATTTTAATCCTTAATTATGACTCCATACttaaattgaaaaacaaaaaataaaaatgagacaaACTAGTTTTTGTTTAGCCCTCTGTGGCTTTtgaaaagaaacttttaaaatgaAATTAGTGAGAAGGAGAGCTAGTTAATATTATTGTGAAAATGGTTCGAACCCTTCTATAAAGTTAGAAAAGGTAAATTCTACGTGCTAGGTAAAACAGTGAAATGATAAGTTAGTCCTTCTATTATTAGATGAAATTTGTTTTAGTCATTATATTTCAAGTTCAGTACAATTAAGGGTTTGCTCATTTTGTTCAATGAAATTTGATAATAAATAATTTGACGGTATTCGTGGATTGGAATGTGGAATTGAGGAAAGGTCCCTCTACCCTAATGCTTAGTCGGGCTATCAGATATCATTAGTTATCAAAGATatgaacataattttttttttgaattattctATAATAGCTATGTAGTTGATGAAGCCACATTAAGAAGCAATAATCACTTCATAACTAAaacttcttgatttttttttcctctaaATGTTAGACTCCTCACAATTAATAGTCATACAACTGTAGTGTCAATGTAACTTCAATATTTTACTTATGTCAACAACATTTAGTAACGTGATTATGTGTCATATATGGTATATcataaatataatttcataaaatcagTAAGTATATGTCCTTAATTGTATTGATCACAAAATTTAGGAGCTAAAATATACTCACTTAATAATGTAGGGACTAACTTatgattttactttttttttttttatattacataggaattccagccaccaacaagcccttcggaccccctaatGCGGCACCAAACTTACAGATCAACATCCCCCCTAGGTCTTGTTGACTAACTTATGATTTTACTTGTTTGGTAAAAAGGTTGTAAAgtgttagaaaatatttaaatgactaaaataaatatatatatttttaataaattaattaatgcaTTAGTAGTTTGGTAATATTCGaagaaaaaatttggaaaactatGGAATGGAATAATTCATTTGGAAAAAAGATAGTTGTTAGCTTTTAAAagtgttcaaaaaaaaaaaaaaaaattctggaaATTGATTtattaaaatgtaaaaaaaaaaaaaaaaaaaaatctttactaAACCCTTCGATATAACCTTAAAACCCTTGACATTAACTTATGCAAGaccaaaaaatgaaaagacaTTAAAGGATCAATGGAAAGGAGGTAACATGCACTAATTAATTAGTTAAGGGTTAGCACACTAATCTTTACT
The sequence above is a segment of the Malania oleifera isolate guangnan ecotype guangnan chromosome 8, ASM2987363v1, whole genome shotgun sequence genome. Coding sequences within it:
- the LOC131162334 gene encoding uncharacterized protein LOC131162334 produces the protein MSFLASPTSLIGDYIGMESCFDLKEYDHCEIDPSRGKTEIINEEGVACDAVERRRITRQRDQWWEMMKKRNGDLPPPIPSLARTENLPSHMPWVMKRYYTPDGRLIIREEKVRHHEYFRAHRANGRLILHLVPLDHHCVPLPPSHSESVTEEGEEEEPKEYPGEDAGCSDPNGDDAGEGREYSRLDYKISDGEYEDENKDRVDVGCGGGDDDDVIEEEQINREEGLAVDIGSSSCGGMGKGGKCYQFNSGIGSPSSCMFQVPVCALRPVRS